A section of the Anabaena cylindrica PCC 7122 genome encodes:
- a CDS encoding aldo/keto reductase: MALPQESYLQFTPDLKICRILNGMWQVSGGHGRINHKTAVESMFQYVDAGFTTWDLADHYGPAEDLIGEFCRQLIATRGEEAVNNIQAFTKWVPRPGKMTKEIVEKNIDISLGRMDVESLDLMQFHWWEYRDSGYLDALKYMAELQTEGKIKNLALTNFDTEHLQIITEVGIKIVSNQVQFSLVDRRPQVNMVKFCQENDIKIFTYGSVCGGLLSEKYLGKPEPKGFDLNTTSLKKYKTMIDNWGGWVLFQELLSTMKQIADKHQVSIANVAVNYILNQPAVGGVIVGARLGIAEHLEDNAKVFGFSLDAEDIGKIDAVSQQSKDLYKLIGDCGDEYRR; the protein is encoded by the coding sequence ATGGCTTTACCGCAAGAAAGCTATCTTCAATTTACCCCTGACTTAAAGATTTGCCGGATTTTAAATGGAATGTGGCAAGTTTCTGGTGGACATGGACGCATTAACCATAAAACTGCTGTTGAGTCGATGTTCCAATATGTCGATGCTGGTTTTACAACTTGGGACTTAGCAGACCACTATGGCCCAGCAGAAGATTTAATTGGTGAATTTTGTCGTCAATTAATTGCGACTCGTGGTGAAGAAGCTGTAAATAATATTCAAGCTTTCACAAAATGGGTTCCTCGTCCTGGAAAAATGACGAAAGAGATTGTCGAGAAAAATATTGATATATCTCTGGGTCGAATGGATGTGGAATCCTTAGATTTAATGCAGTTCCATTGGTGGGAATATCGAGATTCTGGCTATTTAGATGCTCTCAAATATATGGCAGAATTGCAAACTGAGGGCAAAATTAAGAATTTAGCTTTAACTAATTTTGATACGGAACATTTGCAAATTATTACCGAAGTCGGAATCAAAATTGTTTCTAATCAAGTGCAATTTTCATTAGTTGACAGAAGACCACAGGTAAATATGGTTAAATTCTGCCAAGAGAATGACATTAAAATATTTACTTATGGTAGTGTTTGCGGTGGTTTGTTATCAGAAAAATACTTGGGTAAACCAGAACCAAAAGGGTTTGATCTCAACACCACTAGCTTGAAAAAATACAAAACCATGATTGATAACTGGGGTGGTTGGGTATTATTTCAAGAATTACTTTCTACCATGAAACAAATAGCTGACAAGCATCAGGTGAGTATTGCTAATGTGGCTGTGAATTACATTTTAAATCAGCCAGCAGTGGGGGGTGTAATTGTCGGTGCTAGGCTTGGTATTGCGGAACATTTAGAAGATAATGCTAAGGTGTTTGGTTTTAGTTTAGATGCTGAGGATATAGGGAAAATAGATGCAGTTTCTCAACAATCAAAAGATTTATATAAATTAATTGGTGATTGTGGGGATGAGTATCGGCGTTAA
- the petJ gene encoding cytochrome c6 PetJ produces MIRLLTLILVTMSLWTSILILPASAVDTTNGTGIFSVHCAGCHINGGNIIRRGKNLKKNALKKYGMDSLEAITNIVTNGKNNMSAYQDRLTTEEIQTVAAYVLEQAEKDWK; encoded by the coding sequence GTGATAAGACTACTAACATTAATATTAGTTACTATGTCATTGTGGACAAGTATTTTAATTTTACCTGCTAGTGCAGTAGATACCACAAATGGCACGGGAATATTTAGCGTGCATTGTGCAGGTTGTCATATTAATGGTGGTAACATTATTAGAAGGGGAAAAAACCTCAAAAAGAATGCACTTAAGAAATATGGTATGGATTCCCTAGAGGCGATTACAAACATCGTCACTAATGGGAAAAATAATATGTCAGCTTATCAAGACCGTTTGACAACCGAAGAAATTCAAACCGTTGCAGCTTATGTTTTGGAACAAGCAGAAAAAGATTGGAAATAA